One segment of Neobacillus endophyticus DNA contains the following:
- a CDS encoding alpha/beta-type small acid-soluble spore protein, whose amino-acid sequence MANNNNSNQLLVPGVQEALNQMKYEIAQEFGVNLGADTTSRANGSVGGEITKRLVSMAESQLGGGFAR is encoded by the coding sequence ATGGCAAACAACAACAACTCAAATCAGTTATTAGTTCCTGGTGTACAGGAAGCTCTTAACCAAATGAAATATGAAATTGCTCAAGAATTCGGCGTTAACCTTGGTGCTGACACTACTTCTCGTGCTAACGGTTCTGTAGGTGGTGAAATCACTAAGCGTCTAGTTTCTATGGCTGAATCTCAATTAGGCGGCGGCTTTGCTCGCTAA
- the thiI gene encoding tRNA uracil 4-sulfurtransferase ThiI, whose protein sequence is MNYDRILIRYGEISTKGRNRNKFVDKLRKSVRIALIPFPKAKIEASRDRMYVLLNGENGIEIIKSLKNIFGIQSFSPAIKVERDVEALKQASLELLQSLFKAGQTFKVTAKRSDKAFELNTNEINDTVGGYLLSQIPGLTVNVKNPDINLRVEVRKEAIYLSCETIKGAGGLPLGSGGRAMLMLSGGIDSPVAGFMAMKRGLEIEAVHFFSPPFTSERSKEKVIDLARKLVDITKVSMKLHIVPFTDVQQAIREQVPENYTMTSTRRMMLRITDEIRHNREALAIVTGESLGQVASQTLESMYAINEVTNTPILRPLISMDKTDIIKIAEQIDTFEISNRPFEDCCTIFVPASPKTKPKREKVNQYESYFDFEPLIQEAVQGVEVLTIKPGSDKQSEFDELF, encoded by the coding sequence ATGAATTATGATCGCATTTTGATCCGCTATGGAGAAATATCCACAAAAGGAAGAAATCGCAATAAATTTGTCGATAAACTAAGGAAAAGTGTCCGAATAGCTCTTATTCCCTTTCCAAAGGCGAAAATTGAAGCAAGCCGTGACCGAATGTACGTTTTATTAAATGGTGAAAATGGCATAGAAATAATTAAAAGTTTAAAGAATATATTTGGGATTCAATCATTTAGTCCAGCCATCAAAGTAGAAAGGGATGTAGAAGCATTAAAACAGGCTTCTTTAGAATTGCTCCAATCACTTTTCAAGGCAGGACAAACATTTAAAGTTACAGCGAAAAGATCGGATAAGGCCTTTGAATTGAACACAAATGAAATCAATGATACTGTTGGCGGATATCTGCTTAGCCAAATACCAGGCTTAACGGTAAATGTTAAAAATCCTGATATAAATTTGCGGGTTGAGGTAAGAAAAGAAGCGATCTATTTGTCCTGTGAAACGATAAAAGGTGCGGGTGGATTGCCGCTTGGATCCGGAGGCAGGGCTATGCTTATGCTTTCCGGTGGAATTGACAGCCCTGTAGCAGGATTTATGGCAATGAAACGCGGCTTAGAAATTGAAGCAGTTCACTTTTTCAGCCCGCCTTTTACAAGTGAAAGGTCAAAGGAAAAAGTCATTGATCTTGCAAGAAAACTGGTGGACATAACAAAAGTGTCCATGAAATTGCATATTGTCCCGTTTACAGACGTTCAGCAGGCTATTCGGGAGCAGGTGCCGGAAAATTATACCATGACATCAACTAGACGTATGATGTTGCGAATTACGGATGAAATAAGACATAATCGTGAGGCCTTAGCGATCGTAACGGGCGAGAGTCTCGGACAGGTTGCAAGCCAGACACTGGAAAGTATGTATGCCATCAATGAAGTAACAAATACACCGATTTTACGTCCCTTGATTTCGATGGACAAAACGGATATTATAAAAATTGCTGAGCAAATAGATACGTTTGAAATATCTAATCGGCCGTTCGAAGATTGCTGTACTATTTTTGTACCTGCCTCTCCAAAAACGAAACCGAAGCGGGAAAAAGTTAATCAGTATGAAAGCTATTTTGATTTTGAACCGCTCATTCAAGAGGCAGTACAAGGAGTAGAGGTACTGACAATAAAGCCAGGCAGCGACAAACAGTCAGAGTTTGATGAATTATTTTAG
- a CDS encoding GAF domain-containing protein: MFNVEKYSENREENYQLVKKQLKALIHGEKNIVANLSNASALLNQFLNRVNWVGFYLMENEKELVLGPFQGLPACIRIPLGKGVCGTAAMKKETVRVEDVNQFPGHIACDAASLSEIVIPLFKDDQLIGVLDIDSPELNRFDELDQKHLEEFAAILMESF; the protein is encoded by the coding sequence ATGTTTAACGTCGAAAAATACTCAGAAAACCGTGAAGAAAATTATCAGCTTGTGAAAAAACAATTAAAGGCCCTCATTCACGGTGAGAAAAATATCGTGGCGAATCTTAGCAATGCATCCGCATTATTAAACCAATTTTTAAATCGAGTAAATTGGGTCGGGTTTTATTTAATGGAAAATGAGAAGGAACTCGTATTAGGACCATTTCAGGGGCTTCCTGCCTGCATCCGTATTCCGCTTGGAAAAGGGGTTTGCGGCACTGCTGCAATGAAAAAGGAAACTGTCCGTGTAGAGGATGTCAACCAGTTCCCAGGTCATATTGCCTGTGATGCTGCTTCACTATCAGAGATCGTTATCCCTCTTTTTAAAGATGATCAGTTAATCGGTGTATTAGATATTGATTCACCGGAATTAAATCGATTTGATGAACTCGACCAAAAACATTTGGAAGAGTTTGCCGCTATACTAATGGAATCCTTTTAA
- the ezrA gene encoding septation ring formation regulator EzrA, with the protein MIFFIGFFILLLVLFVIGYVIKKKYFKEMDRLEAWKIDLFNRPIPDEMSKVKQLNMTGQTEELFEQWRNQWDDIITVKLPKFDVMLFEAEEYIDKYRFKKAKEVQTEIVHKLQETEAQIKNILDELHELVGSEEKNREEIEQLKELYRENKKMLLAHRHSFGSAEKNLEEQLNRVMQKFQEYDEKTENGNYLEAREVVIFIHSQLSTIKNHMNLIPQMLIECQSLFPIQLAEVAEGYKEMIDQGYYLDHIHIEEEMENLNEKLEENLFLVETAEIERAQEGMSEVKDRIDILFDLLEKEVHAKHFVKKNEKITSQHLQLAEEEHQILTKEVLHVQGSYQLSDQDFDAISSLEKELLAVYKSYHILTEKIRMNDTAQTAISEELNELKERLELVREGQQEFAQKLQALRKDELQAREKVQELTKKVGETVRLVTKSNVPGIPEDYKLLIEDTHESIYNVKLQLEEKPLNISALNQYLEIAVLTVEKLVSSTIELIENAMLAEKAIQYGNRYRSKYSSIAKGLSAAENAFRKYDYQEALEQVAASLEGIDPEALKKIKATVET; encoded by the coding sequence ATGATATTTTTCATTGGATTTTTCATCCTCTTACTTGTCTTGTTTGTAATTGGGTATGTAATTAAGAAAAAGTATTTTAAAGAAATGGATCGCTTAGAAGCGTGGAAAATAGATCTGTTTAATCGTCCGATACCGGATGAAATGTCAAAGGTGAAACAGCTGAATATGACAGGACAAACAGAAGAGCTTTTTGAGCAGTGGCGGAATCAATGGGATGATATTATCACGGTGAAGCTTCCAAAATTTGATGTAATGCTATTTGAAGCAGAGGAATACATAGATAAATACCGTTTCAAAAAAGCAAAGGAAGTTCAAACGGAAATTGTGCACAAGCTCCAGGAAACTGAAGCCCAAATAAAGAATATTCTTGATGAACTGCATGAGTTGGTGGGCAGCGAGGAGAAAAACAGAGAAGAAATTGAACAGCTAAAAGAGCTGTACAGGGAAAATAAAAAAATGCTTTTGGCTCATCGCCATAGCTTTGGCAGTGCGGAGAAGAATTTAGAAGAACAACTAAATAGAGTGATGCAAAAGTTTCAAGAGTATGATGAAAAAACAGAAAATGGCAATTACCTTGAAGCTCGTGAAGTGGTTATTTTTATTCATAGTCAGCTTAGCACTATAAAGAATCATATGAATTTAATTCCACAAATGCTTATTGAATGTCAATCACTATTTCCTATCCAGCTGGCAGAAGTGGCGGAGGGGTATAAGGAAATGATTGACCAAGGGTATTATTTGGACCATATACACATCGAGGAAGAAATGGAAAATTTGAATGAAAAGCTTGAGGAAAATCTATTTTTAGTGGAAACCGCTGAAATCGAAAGGGCTCAAGAAGGCATGAGTGAAGTCAAAGATCGGATAGACATTCTTTTTGACCTGTTAGAAAAAGAAGTACATGCAAAGCATTTTGTTAAAAAGAATGAAAAAATTACAAGTCAGCACCTGCAATTAGCTGAAGAGGAGCATCAAATCCTTACGAAGGAAGTTCTTCACGTTCAAGGCAGCTACCAGCTTTCCGATCAGGATTTTGATGCAATATCGAGTTTAGAAAAAGAGCTTTTAGCGGTTTATAAAAGTTATCATATTTTAACGGAAAAAATCAGGATGAATGATACGGCGCAAACAGCCATAAGTGAGGAACTAAATGAGCTGAAAGAGCGCTTGGAACTAGTTCGTGAAGGACAGCAGGAGTTTGCGCAAAAACTACAAGCATTAAGAAAAGATGAATTGCAAGCCAGGGAAAAGGTCCAAGAATTAACGAAAAAGGTTGGCGAAACTGTTCGACTTGTTACAAAGAGCAATGTGCCTGGTATTCCGGAAGATTATAAACTCCTTATTGAAGATACCCATGAGAGTATTTATAATGTCAAATTGCAGCTTGAGGAGAAGCCGCTTAATATTTCAGCCTTAAATCAGTATTTGGAAATTGCTGTTTTAACAGTAGAGAAACTTGTCTCTTCCACGATTGAATTGATCGAGAATGCTATGCTGGCTGAAAAAGCGATTCAGTATGGAAATCGTTATCGCAGTAAATATTCGTCTATTGCCAAAGGGCTATCTGCGGCGGAAAATGCTTTTAGAAAATATGATTATCAGGAAGCATTGGAGCAAGTTGCAGCATCACTTGAAGGAATTGATCCTGAGGCTTTAAAGAAAATAAAAGCTACAGTAGAAACCTAA
- a CDS encoding cysteine desulfurase family protein, translating into MIYFDNSATTKPYKEALHSFVTVSSSYFGNPSSLHSFGGQAEKLLSQAREQIAKLLSVKPNEIYFTSGGTEGNNMAIKGAAYRNRNKGRHIITSSIEHASVYNTMEELEQEGFEITYLPVDVEGRVSVMDLERNIRKDTILVSIMHVNNEVGTIQPIEDIANTLRNYPDILFHVDGVQGIGKVPLLIHENRIDFYSLSAHKFHGLKGTGVLFIRDGARLTPLFSGGNQERKIRSGTENVAGAVSMAKALRLTFLKQETGISPMEKIQQLLRNRLEEIDGIQVHTPIDYAAPHILNFSITGIKSEVFIHALEQKGIFVSTTSACSSKKKSPSRTLVAMDVPESLADSSIRISLSYDNTIEEAEEVMKAMKQTLNQLRKVMN; encoded by the coding sequence ATGATTTATTTTGACAATAGTGCAACAACTAAACCATATAAAGAAGCATTACATTCATTTGTAACAGTTTCCAGCAGCTATTTTGGAAATCCGTCTTCGCTTCATAGTTTTGGCGGACAGGCTGAGAAGCTATTATCCCAGGCAAGGGAACAGATTGCAAAGCTTTTGTCGGTAAAACCGAATGAAATATATTTTACTTCAGGCGGCACCGAGGGCAACAACATGGCGATTAAAGGGGCGGCCTACAGAAATCGAAATAAGGGGCGCCATATTATTACATCGTCAATCGAACATGCATCCGTTTATAATACAATGGAAGAGTTGGAGCAGGAAGGGTTTGAAATCACCTACTTGCCTGTTGACGTAGAAGGCAGGGTTTCTGTAATGGATCTGGAAAGAAACATTCGGAAAGATACCATCCTGGTTTCCATCATGCATGTCAATAATGAAGTTGGTACAATTCAGCCTATTGAGGATATAGCAAACACCTTAAGGAATTATCCTGATATTCTTTTTCATGTTGACGGGGTGCAAGGAATAGGCAAGGTTCCACTACTGATACATGAAAACCGAATAGACTTTTACTCGCTGTCCGCTCATAAATTTCATGGATTAAAAGGTACTGGTGTCCTATTTATTCGTGATGGAGCTAGACTAACGCCGCTTTTTTCCGGCGGAAATCAAGAGAGGAAAATCCGCAGCGGCACGGAAAATGTTGCGGGGGCGGTTTCGATGGCAAAGGCGCTTCGATTAACCTTCCTGAAACAGGAAACAGGGATTAGTCCAATGGAAAAAATTCAGCAGCTGTTAAGAAACCGGTTAGAAGAAATAGACGGGATTCAAGTTCACACACCAATTGATTATGCCGCTCCGCACATCTTAAATTTTTCCATCACAGGTATAAAGTCAGAGGTATTCATACATGCACTTGAACAGAAGGGAATATTTGTTTCAACTACTAGTGCCTGTTCTTCCAAAAAGAAGTCACCAAGTAGAACACTAGTAGCAATGGACGTTCCGGAAAGCTTAGCGGACAGCTCTATCAGAATCAGCCTTTCATATGATAATACAATAGAAGAGGCTGAAGAAGTGATGAAGGCAATGAAGCAAACGTTAAACCAACTAAGAAAGGTAATGAACTAA
- the mbcS gene encoding acyl-CoA synthetase MbcS — MKREDLIAPEHYNLVSEVERFASNPNRIALKWESESGEVKQVTYQQLLNQVNQVGNVFVQKGLTKGDVVLVIIPRLIEAYVVYLAALKAGLVVIPSSEMLREKDLKYRILHGDVKAIISYYPFVNQFTNIMEAHSLIKISVGRAADGWIHLEEEMKEAGEDFAPAETLRDDMAFLSYTSGTTGNPKGVVHTHGWAYAHLRTAAANWLCIEEGNTVWATAAPGWQKWIWSPFLSVLGSGATGFVYNGKFDPKKYLSLLEQYQVNVLCCTPTEYRLMAKVDNLSDFHLPNLKSAVSAGEPLNREVINTFRKYFQIDVRDGYGQTENTLLVGVSKGMNLKPGSMGKPTPGNRVEIINEEGEVCSVGEVGDIAVHVETPALFKNYYKDPERTSKQFRGDYYVTGDKAKMDEEGYFWFEGRGDDIIISSGYTIGPFEVEDALVKHPYVKECAVVASPDEIRGSIVKAFVVLKDEVDPNTPELTQTLQEHVKNLTAPYKYPRKIEYLTELPKTTSGKIRRIELRQKELEAAKQG, encoded by the coding sequence ATGAAGCGTGAAGATTTAATTGCACCGGAACATTATAATCTAGTGTCAGAAGTTGAGCGATTTGCCAGTAACCCAAACAGAATAGCTTTGAAATGGGAAAGCGAATCGGGAGAGGTTAAACAAGTTACATACCAGCAATTATTAAATCAAGTCAATCAGGTTGGAAATGTTTTTGTGCAAAAAGGCTTAACAAAGGGTGATGTGGTGCTAGTGATCATCCCCCGTCTCATAGAAGCTTATGTTGTTTATTTAGCCGCTTTGAAAGCGGGATTGGTTGTTATCCCAAGTTCAGAAATGTTGAGGGAAAAAGACCTAAAGTACAGAATATTACATGGTGATGTTAAAGCAATTATTAGTTACTATCCATTTGTTAACCAATTTACAAATATTATGGAAGCGCATTCATTAATAAAGATATCTGTTGGCCGAGCAGCAGATGGTTGGATTCACCTTGAGGAGGAGATGAAGGAAGCAGGGGAAGATTTTGCTCCAGCAGAAACACTCCGTGATGATATGGCGTTTTTGTCCTATACTTCAGGAACCACTGGGAACCCAAAAGGGGTGGTGCATACCCATGGCTGGGCATATGCTCATTTACGTACGGCAGCCGCCAATTGGCTATGCATAGAAGAAGGGAATACCGTTTGGGCAACAGCAGCACCAGGATGGCAAAAATGGATCTGGAGCCCCTTCCTATCTGTGCTTGGTTCAGGGGCAACAGGCTTTGTCTATAATGGAAAGTTTGATCCGAAAAAGTATTTAAGCCTGCTTGAACAATATCAGGTAAATGTTCTATGCTGTACCCCTACAGAGTACCGGTTAATGGCAAAGGTAGATAACTTGTCTGATTTTCACTTGCCAAATCTTAAAAGCGCTGTTTCAGCGGGGGAGCCGCTTAATCGGGAAGTGATTAATACTTTCAGAAAGTATTTTCAAATAGATGTCCGTGACGGTTATGGCCAGACAGAAAATACTCTGCTTGTCGGCGTCAGCAAGGGGATGAATTTAAAGCCTGGTTCAATGGGTAAGCCTACTCCAGGCAATAGGGTTGAAATCATCAATGAAGAAGGAGAAGTCTGTTCGGTAGGTGAAGTCGGCGATATCGCCGTTCACGTTGAAACGCCGGCGCTTTTCAAAAATTATTATAAAGATCCGGAAAGAACGTCGAAGCAATTTCGCGGTGATTATTATGTAACTGGGGACAAAGCGAAAATGGATGAGGAAGGCTACTTCTGGTTTGAAGGGCGCGGTGATGATATCATTATCAGCTCCGGGTATACAATTGGACCTTTTGAAGTAGAAGATGCCCTTGTTAAACATCCGTATGTTAAAGAATGTGCTGTTGTTGCAAGTCCTGATGAAATCCGCGGCTCTATAGTGAAAGCGTTCGTTGTCCTAAAGGATGAAGTGGATCCAAATACTCCTGAATTAACCCAAACTCTTCAGGAACATGTCAAAAACCTTACAGCACCATATAAGTATCCGAGAAAAATTGAATACCTGACTGAGCTTCCGAAAACAACTTCAGGAAAAATCCGCCGAATTGAACTAAGGCAAAAAGAATTGGAAGCAGCTAAACAGGGATAA
- the megL gene encoding methionine gamma-lyase translates to MEEKKTHFETEVIHAGYRSDEHLGSLVPPLYQTSTFIFANAEQGERRFAGEEEGFIYSRLGNPTVKILEERMALLEKGEASLAFSSGMAAVSAVLVALTKTGDHILCSQGVYGCTFGLLTLFKEKYRIDHDFSAMDSRETLEKDIRPNTSCIYIETPINPTMKLVDLEMAANVAKKKGIPVVVDNTFCSPYLQNPISHGCDIVIHSATKYICGHGDVIAGLVIGKNGMIQRISRTTQKDIGGTISPFDAWLLLRGLKTLPVRMDRQSENAAKLFSFLKSHPKISSIYYPGDPECSDYPIMKKQMKQPGALIAFSVEGTKETAQMFMNQLKLIKIAVSLGEVQTLIQHPATMTHSVVPKEERSKMGIGDNMLRLSVGLEAWEDLMEDLDQALVKI, encoded by the coding sequence TAGTGCCGCCATTATATCAAACATCAACCTTTATATTTGCGAATGCAGAACAAGGTGAAAGGAGATTTGCCGGGGAGGAAGAAGGGTTTATCTATTCGCGTTTGGGGAATCCGACGGTGAAAATCCTTGAAGAAAGAATGGCTTTGCTCGAAAAAGGGGAGGCTTCCCTGGCATTTTCATCTGGAATGGCTGCCGTTAGTGCGGTGCTTGTTGCCCTAACGAAAACTGGCGATCATATTCTGTGCTCTCAGGGAGTGTACGGATGCACGTTTGGCCTGCTCACATTATTTAAAGAAAAGTATAGAATCGATCACGATTTTTCAGCAATGGATTCTAGGGAGACCTTAGAGAAGGATATCAGACCAAACACTTCCTGTATTTATATCGAAACACCCATTAATCCGACGATGAAGCTTGTTGATCTAGAAATGGCTGCCAATGTGGCGAAGAAAAAAGGCATTCCTGTTGTTGTAGATAATACATTTTGCTCGCCCTATTTGCAAAATCCGATCAGCCATGGCTGTGATATTGTGATCCATAGTGCCACTAAATATATTTGCGGTCACGGGGATGTGATTGCTGGGCTGGTGATTGGGAAGAACGGAATGATACAGAGGATTTCCCGTACAACACAAAAAGATATTGGCGGTACGATCTCCCCATTTGATGCCTGGCTGCTTTTGCGTGGATTAAAAACACTTCCTGTTCGCATGGACCGGCAGTCGGAAAATGCTGCAAAGCTTTTTTCATTTTTAAAAAGTCATCCGAAAATTTCCTCTATTTATTATCCTGGTGATCCAGAATGCTCTGATTATCCCATCATGAAAAAGCAAATGAAACAACCAGGCGCTCTGATTGCCTTTTCTGTAGAAGGTACAAAAGAAACCGCTCAAATGTTCATGAATCAGTTAAAACTTATCAAAATTGCGGTCAGTCTGGGGGAAGTGCAGACATTGATTCAGCACCCGGCTACTATGACTCATTCGGTTGTTCCAAAAGAAGAGCGAAGTAAGATGGGGATTGGTGATAATATGCTTCGACTTTCAGTAGGCCTTGAGGCATGGGAAGATTTGATGGAGGACCTAGACCAAGCGTTAGTAAAAATCTAA
- the refZ gene encoding forespore capture DNA-binding protein RefZ, with protein sequence MKKDSKDQILKAAILLFNSKGYDGTSIRDIASLAKVNSATIAYYFENKAGLLEYCFTHFFEQYIRKMEDAYQTIDKGAKECLKRVVAELLHFQSENYQLASFIYRELSIDSQVAREVMSTYSLKEKFYFQKIFERGFEWNEFRPHSIPYLLIQLKGLLMMPFMNTHYMREVLYVFPNEQFFEQKYLKEIYLWIDNTLTPSVKIKKEVVVK encoded by the coding sequence ATGAAGAAGGATTCCAAAGACCAAATCTTGAAGGCAGCCATTTTGCTGTTTAATTCTAAAGGATATGATGGGACGTCAATCAGGGATATTGCCAGTCTTGCCAAAGTAAATTCCGCAACGATCGCCTATTATTTTGAAAATAAGGCAGGGCTTTTAGAATATTGTTTTACGCATTTCTTTGAACAATATATCCGCAAAATGGAAGATGCTTACCAGACGATTGATAAGGGTGCGAAAGAATGCTTAAAGCGTGTCGTAGCGGAGCTGCTTCATTTTCAGAGTGAAAATTATCAGCTTGCCAGTTTTATCTACAGGGAATTATCCATCGATTCACAGGTAGCCCGTGAAGTGATGTCAACTTACTCTTTAAAAGAGAAATTCTATTTTCAAAAGATTTTTGAAAGAGGTTTTGAATGGAATGAATTTCGCCCGCACTCCATTCCCTACCTACTCATTCAATTAAAAGGATTACTCATGATGCCGTTCATGAATACGCATTATATGAGGGAAGTTTTATATGTATTTCCAAATGAGCAATTTTTTGAGCAAAAATATTTAAAAGAAATCTATTTATGGATCGATAACACCTTAACTCCTTCCGTTAAGATAAAAAAGGAAGTTGTTGTAAAATAA